TACAATCAGAGTGAGGCATTTATGTCATGATGTAATGTTTACTACCAACAAGGTGCAGTTGACTGAAAACAGGAGCAGGTGTATGTGATAATAAGACATTTCagactttaaaggggcaatctgcagttgctacatccatttttggatttataaattaattatatgtacccactgattcttgaagaatataacttataaatgactCATTAGCTTAGTTGAACtgtccccatcagaacccaaaatagaacattgtttgtttgtaaacaaagtcaaTATAAAGAAACACTGTATAGcatgatatcatggatggtcggttcttgtatccatagctctgtctatgaatttgagagcggTTACATTTCTGCAGCCCCAATCCTCAACTTTCTACCGAACCAGTGGCGGAACTTTCCACCGAACCAGTGGCGGGGAAAACGCTTGGTTATTGTTTCAAATGCAGATTTCCGCTTTAAACAACAATAAATATAATGTGTGAAGCGCCACTGTTCCATATCAATACCTAAAATAACATGTATAAGTGCCACAAATGTTATTGATACCCTTGCGTACGTTCACCTTAAAAACAATACTAGCAGTCCACCTTAAGAAAACAAGAGGGGCTCGCTCAATTTTAATAGGTGACGTTTCGGATGCGGATTGGACGCGCCGCAGCATTATGTTAATGAAGGGCGGGCTGTGCAAAGTGAGTAGGTGACGTCAGCTCCGAGTTCGCGGAGAGTGAAACAAACATGGCGACAGACTGGAGTGGCTGGCAGGGGTATACGCTAACTTTAATCGTTTTCTTACGGTGTACGGCGGGCACAGAAGCCGAGACGGGGATCCCGGAGACCGGTAGCCCCACCCAGGTCTTCGGCATGCGGCTGGAGAGGAGCGACAAGCCGGCCACTACCACAGACGACGGGGTGATCCAAGTAACAGAGGAGAGCAACATCTTCATGAGGTTCTACGGGCTGCAGATTCTTCCTGACACCTCGTCACAGATCAAGTTCATGGAACATGAACATGTTGATGTTACCAGCAACAATGGCCATTTTAACAGGACTTGCGCCGAATATACCAAAGATATCGTTATCCGGGGTGGCATGAACGTGAGCCACCTCGGAACCTCGGGGGTGGTGAGTTTGAAAATCAAGCCGCTACGGAAGCGCGAGCTCAAGAAGGAGTATGGGCTGTGCGTCCGGGACAGCCAAGATGGCAAGTGGTACCTGTTGGGTGAGGATGACGGGAGGCTGCGGGTGGTTGAGGAAAAGAAGTCCATGCTTCCTATGTGGTTCCAGTGCATCCTCATCTGCTGCCTGCTGGTGCTGTCAGGTATGTTCAGCGGGCTCAACCTGGGACTCATGGCCCTGGATCCTATGGAGCTCCGTATAGTCCAGAACTGCGGTACCGAAAAGGAGAAGAGGTACGCCAGCAAGATCGAGCCCATTCGGAGGAAAGGGAACTATCTTTTATGCTCGTTGCTCCTGGGTAATGTGCTTGTCAACACAACGCTCACCATCCTCCTGGATGATTTGATAGGGTCAGGTCTGGGAGCAGTGGTCGCTTCCACTATAGGTATTGTGATATTCGGGGAGATCGTTCCCCAGGCGCTGTGCTCTCGCCACGGACTGGCTGTAGGAGCTAACACCATCATGGTGACCAAGTTCTTTATGTTGGTGACCTTCCCACTGTCATGGCCCATCAGTAAACTCCTGGACTGCATCCTGGGCCAGGAGATCGGTACCGTGTACAACCGGGAGAAGCTGGTGGAGATGCTGAGAGTAACGGAACCGTACAATGACCTGGTCAAAGAGGAGCTCAACATGATCCAGGGCGCGCTCGAGCTACGGACCAAAACCGTTGAAGATGTCATGACGCCGATCAGTAACTCCTTCATGATCCACAGCGACGCGGTGTTGGACTTTAACACCATGTCAGAGATCATGGAGAGCGGTTACACACGCATACCGGTGTTCGAGGACGAGAGATCGAACATTGTGGATATCTTGTTTGTCAAGGACCTGGCTTTCGTTGATCCGGATGACTGTACGACGCTGAAGACCATCACCAAGTTCTACAACCACCCAGTGCACTTCGTGTTCCATGACACCAAGCTGGATTCCATGTTGGAGGAGTTCAAGAAAGGTTTGTTTGGAGACAGGTTgactcccaaatgacaccctattccctttatagtgcactactttagaccaggacccaaaGGGCTCACAGGGAGGGAAGGTAGTGAGGGTGATGTGGTTTTGTTTACATTGATTAGTTTGTTTACCTGATCACTAAACAAGTTATTTACCTTGTTTACTACCTTTACCTAGTTTGTTTACCTTGTCAGGGACAGCAGTGGCTGATGGGGGCTTTTCcaatggaagtgtgtgtgtgagaggtgaTAGAGCCTATTAGGATTtaactcctctgtgtgtgtgtgtgtgtgtgtgtgtgtgtgtgtgtgtgtgtgtgtgtgagagagagaaatagactgTCACTTttcatcagacacacacacacacatcaaaatatTTGGGCCCAGAAATGCATGTTTTCTCTCCATCAGTTTCAGTGAACTTTGAGAGAGATGTTATGTTATTGATTCTTTGTGGGCTTGTTTGATGTTTTTATATGGCATCTATCTGGCCTATCTGGCTGCATTCTATGAGCCGCTCGCCTCTATCCTGTTCCTGGTTCACCCCATTGGATTCCATGTCACGTCACACACTGTAGTGTACAAACTTCTCATTCACCTAGcttctctatacacacacacacacacacgctctctcgcCCTTTCCCGCAGGGGTGTTTTAATCACTCTCTCCCAGGGTTTGGTCTCAAGGTCAGAcccctagacagacagacagacaccgacatacagacagacacctagacagacagacacctagacagacagacatacagacagactgtAGATAGCTTCTTCAGCTTTCATTCGCTGCCAGGCAGACAGACGTAGACAGACACCTAGACAGACACCTAGACAGACACCAAGACAGACACCTAGACAGACATCCAGAcacctagacagacagacagacagacacctagacagacagacacctagacagacagacacatagacagacagacacctagacagacagaccgacagacagactgTAGATAGCTTCTTCAGCTCTCATTCgctgccaggcaggcaggcagacagacagacagacagacagactgtagaTAGCTTCTTCAGCTCTCATTCGctgccaggcagacagacagatggactgtAGATAGCTTCTACAGCTCTCATTggctgccagacagacagacagacagacagacagacggtcacactgtgtgtgtttgtgtttctctcTACAGATGAATGGAGGAGGGGCATCTCTCTGATTCACTGGTGTTATGgtatctcttcctcctcttcgttATCAGTCATGTGACTGGGACGACATTGTGTGTCTAGTTCTCTGTTTTCATTGATTTAGAATTAGAACCACAGTAGCCTTGTAATTCTCAGTCAGCCCTCTCACTCAACCTTGAACAATGTAGGCCCATACAGACATAAACAAGGCAGTCTGCATCCTACTACTGTCAGGTAATGTAGCCTAGCCAGCCTAGCACAATAGGATTGAGTAAAGTTGTAGTTAATGTCATTATAAGTGTCAGTATAGCAGCACATAAGCCCATTCTCTGGAACGTCTTCAGTGGTGGCTGGCAGGCAGACAGGGCTACGGGACGGCGGGTTAGATTTGGCTGTGAAACAGTGTTCCACCTAATCTCTATTGGCTAACCCAGTACACTGTGGAGGGATAGTGGACATACATGTGTTGTTTGGCTCTGCAGCCGTCCGTTTCGTATCCATGGTGAGTTGGCGAAACACATGACTCCCAACCCCCCACATGGCATGTCGAGTTCCAGAGTTCCACTCCCTGCCATTTGGCATCGGTTGCCATGGCACCCAACACTGTCTGCCATTTGCTGTTGTCCTGAGTGCTCTGTGTGTATGATGCCCCCCGCCTTGTCTCTTTGGTCCAGTCTAAAGATGAATAGGGTCTAATGTGTTGTCATGGAGAGCAGAGACCAAGCGTTGTGGTGAAACCAGAGCTATAGGTGAACAGGTAGATCAGTGGCGGTTCGTGCCGTTCAAGATTAGGGAGGGCAATTTTttaaatgagcatggccttatttctgttacagcatattggatgactgtcattcatattccattcacccagctcaatgtaacatcaataggtttaggctactacatgatactcaaatttgccCTATACcgatcatgaggttgctacaacctagccgacaaatgaaagtttataacgttggtgcacaggtcgagagaaaagttggagtaatcaaggtgacagatgGTGACACATGCAATACTGCcatgcacactcttgcctgcgtCTAGCTGTtcctggggtgtaatcattagtccaaacagttgcaaaatgttttgttttGCAACTAAAACTATAGTTTCTGTTGGACAATTTCAGGTAGGTCTCTCCCCGTtgcgttccgtttgcttccgtataagaaatgttttgctacagaACCTGCTCacccgcaaacacagttcactttcatagcagccacatacagcgacatcactttgctcgttgtgaaattccttctcgcatctaagcactctcctcctctcgccttttctcttcgcttgtggacttcagtgcacaacacaacagctgtctgtgaccaggcacaaaaacctatccaaaccaaaccttcataccataaccgctaactgctacacagcctacatcattgccACCATATTAACGTTATAGTCAAcaaactagaactaacgcgttagtaaacccacaatccaaACAATGTGtacaatcacgcagtacagtgtacagctaGCAGTTACatcggcgggccccggtggcaataaatttaTATAACCggaagcttaccttgacttggaagagttgctgtgttggatagccttagccagctagctaacataaataaCGTTCCTCTCTGTtttgagtcaggttgttgagtaggctagctgcattagctaagtaagtgaccttagaataaataataataatataatatgccatttagcagacgcttttatccaaagtgacttacagtcatgcgtgcatacattttttgtgtgtatgggtggtcccggggatcgaacccactaccttggcgttacaagcgccgtgctctaccagctgagctacagaggaccataaatgctctctctgctgcttctccttaatttttgaagaaattaatttgttaactgttcaactattgtatttttctctctttg
The DNA window shown above is from Coregonus clupeaformis isolate EN_2021a chromosome 18, ASM2061545v1, whole genome shotgun sequence and carries:
- the LOC121530714 gene encoding metal transporter CNNM4 isoform X1 translates to MATDWSGWQGYTLTLIVFLRCTAGTEAETGIPETGSPTQVFGMRLERSDKPATTTDDGVIQVTEESNIFMRFYGLQILPDTSSQIKFMEHEHVDVTSNNGHFNRTCAEYTKDIVIRGGMNVSHLGTSGVVSLKIKPLRKRELKKEYGLCVRDSQDGKWYLLGEDDGRLRVVEEKKSMLPMWFQCILICCLLVLSGMFSGLNLGLMALDPMELRIVQNCGTEKEKRYASKIEPIRRKGNYLLCSLLLGNVLVNTTLTILLDDLIGSGLGAVVASTIGIVIFGEIVPQALCSRHGLAVGANTIMVTKFFMLVTFPLSWPISKLLDCILGQEIGTVYNREKLVEMLRVTEPYNDLVKEELNMIQGALELRTKTVEDVMTPISNSFMIHSDAVLDFNTMSEIMESGYTRIPVFEDERSNIVDILFVKDLAFVDPDDCTTLKTITKFYNHPVHFVFHDTKLDSMLEEFKKGKSHLAIVQKVNNEGEGDPFYEVLGLVTLEDVIEEIIKSEILDESDLYTDNSRNRKKVAPNKNKRDFSAFKQSESESKVKISPQLLLAAHRFLATEVTLFSPSQISDKVLLRILRHPDVIQEIKFNDSDKRCPQHFVYQRGKAVDYFILILQGRVEVEAGNENMKFETGPFSYYGVMALSAPTLVVSSRPRHLSLKRFSLFSRLPESHIGGLNRTASLGTADRTESVSASGSSSQLNTQYAVPSPSYTPDFYVRALTDLQFVKITRAQYQNGLMASRLDSAPQSPDCGHPRLEGTTPPVGTATLGFLADDTPTPEKSPLLDDETTSLLNEQYGPLLDDETTSLLKEQNSLPHNHHNQSESSI
- the LOC121530714 gene encoding metal transporter CNNM4 isoform X2 — encoded protein: MATDWSGWQGYTLTLIVFLRCTAGTEAETGIPETGSPTQVFGMRLERSDKPATTTDDGVIQVTEESNIFMRFYGLQILPDTSSQIKFMEHEHVDVTSNNGHFNRTCAEYTKDIVIRGGMNVSHLGTSGVVSLKIKPLRKRELKKEYGLCVRDSQDGKWYLLGEDDGRLRVVEEKKSMLPMWFQCILICCLLVLSGMFSGLNLGLMALDPMELRIVQNCGTEKEKRYASKIEPIRRKGNYLLCSLLLGNVLVNTTLTILLDDLIGSGLGAVVASTIGIVIFGEIVPQALCSRHGLAVGANTIMVTKFFMLVTFPLSWPISKLLDCILGQEIGTVYNREKLVEMLRVTEPYNDLVKEELNMIQGALELRTKTVEDVMTPISNSFMIHSDAVLDFNTMSEIMESGYTRIPVFEDERSNIVDILFVKDLAFVDPDDCTTLKTITKFYNHPVHFVFHDTKLDSMLEEFKKGKSHLAIVQKVNNEGEGDPFYEVLGLVTLEDVIEEIIKSEILDESDLYTDNSRNRKKVAPNKNKRDFSAFKQSESESKVKISPQLLLAAHRFLATEVTLFSPSQISDKVLLRILRHPDVIQEIKFNDSDKRCPQHFVYQRGKAVDYFILILQGRVEVEAGNENMKFETGPFSYYGVMALSAPTLESHIGGLNRTASLGTADRTESVSASGSSSQLNTQYAVPSPSYTPDFYVRALTDLQFVKITRAQYQNGLMASRLDSAPQSPDCGHPRLEGTTPPVGTATLGFLADDTPTPEKSPLLDDETTSLLNEQYGPLLDDETTSLLKEQNSLPHNHHNQSESSI